A DNA window from Seriola aureovittata isolate HTS-2021-v1 ecotype China chromosome 8, ASM2101889v1, whole genome shotgun sequence contains the following coding sequences:
- the eif4ebp3l gene encoding eukaryotic translation initiation factor 4E-binding protein 3-like, translated as MSTGTNQVKSCPIPTRVLTLKDWSQLPDCYSQTPGGTLFSTTPGGTRIIYDRKFLLDCRNSPLARTPPCCLPQIPGVTVPATHPMGKLQDLKEEAEEEEKDIADDNQFEMDI; from the exons ATGTCGACCGGCACAAATCAAGTTAAAAGCTGCCCCATCCCCACCAGGGTGCTCACCCTGAAGGACTGGTCCCAGCTACCCGACTGTTACAGCCAGACACCCGGTGGGACCCTCTTCTCCACCACGCCAGGAG gCACCCGCATCATCTATGACAGGAAGTTTCTGTTGGATTGTCGAAACTCCCCTCTTGCCCGGACCCCCCCATGCTGTCTGCCCCAGATCCCGGGGGTAACAGTACCTGCTACACACCCCATGGGGAAATTGCAGGATCTCAAAGAGGAGGccgaggaggaagagaaggacaTTGCAG ATGACAACCAGTTTGAGATGGACATCTGA
- the acsl4a gene encoding long-chain-fatty-acid--CoA ligase 4, producing the protein MGLQADSALQSILLFPIHLLVWLYSVLSFLPWYYVTGAGQRQALSKRIKARSISGRAEGPYRSVDHFDCLAREDFPGKDTLDKLFEYAVQRFGETHCLGTRDILSEENEIQPSGKVFKKLILGEYKWLSYNELDSIVSQFGSGLAALGQQPKSTIAIFCETRAEWMITAQACFRRNFPLVTFYATLGEDAIAYGLNETGVTHLVTSVELLETKLKNVLPQIPKLKHVIYVDQKKASTEGYPAGLSIHSMEAVRELGALPENMGRAIVKPQPADLAVVMYTSGSTGRPKGVMIVHSNLIAGMTGQCERIPGLGPNDTYIAYLPLAHVLEMTAEISCVTYGCRIGYSSPQTLSDQSTKIKKGSKGDSSVLRPTLMAAVPEIMDRINKNVMSKVQEMSFIQKTLFTLGYKYKLEQIKRGYDAPLCNALLFRKVKKLLGGRVRMMLSGGAPLSSATQRFMNVCFCCPVGQGYGLTETCGAGTITEVVDISTGRVGAPLICCEVILRDWAEGGYTSKDEPNPRGEILIGGPNVTMGYYRNESKDQDFFVDEKGQRWFCTGDVGEIYPDGCLQIVDRKKDLVKLQAGEYVSLGKVESALKSCPLIDNICAYANSDQNYVISFVVPNQKKLTEMAKQRGIVGTWEEICTHPDMEREVLKEIKVVAANIKLQRFEIPVKVHLSPEPWTPETGLVTDAFKLKRKELKNHYLYHIERMYGGK; encoded by the exons ATGGGTCTTCAGGCAGACTCAGCACTCCAATctattctcctctttccaatcCACCTTCTGGTATGGCTGTACTCCGTCCTGTCCTTTCTACCCTGGTACTACGTCACCGGTGCCGGGCAGAGACAAGCTTTGTCCAAGCGGATAAAGGCCCGCTCCATCTCAGGCCGTGCTGAGGGACCATACCGATCTGTGGACCATTTCGACTGCCTGGCCAGGGAGGACTTCCCAGGCAAGGACACGCTGGATAAGCTTTTCGAGTATGCTGTACAGCGATTTGGAGAAACACATTGTCTCGGTACCCGAGATATTCTGAGTGAAGAGAATGAGATTCAACCCAGTggtaaagtttttaaaaag CTGATCCTTGGGGAGTATAAATGGCTGTCCTACAATGAACTGGATTCTATAGTGAGTCAGTTTGGCAGTGGATTGGCAGCTCTCGGACAACAGCCCAAAAGCACCATTGCAATCTTCTGTGAAACCAGAGCAGAGTGGATGATCACTGCCCAGGCGTGCTTCAGGCGTAATTTCCCAT TGGTAACATTCTATGCCACATTGGGAGAGGATGCTATTGCATATGGACTGAATGAGACTGGTGTTACACATCTAGTCACCAGTGTGGAGCTGCTTGAGACTAAACTGAAA AATGTGCTTCCACAGATCCCAAAACTGAAGCATGTGATCTACGTGGACCAGAAGAAAGCGAGCACAGAAGGCTACCCAGCAGGACTCTCCATCCACAGCATGGAGGCTGTACGAGAGCTGGGCGCGCTGCCTGAAAATA TGGGGAGGGCAATTGTGAAGCCCCAGCCTGCTGATCTGGCTGTGGTGATGTACACCAGTGGCTCCACAGGCAGACCCAAAGGAGTCATGATTGTCCACAGTAACCTGATCGCAGGAATGACAGGACAGTGTGAGCGCATCCCTGGTCTCGG GCCTAATGATACTTACATAGCCTACCTGCCGCTGGCTCATGTTCTGGAAATGACAGCTGAAATCTCCTGTGTCACATATGGCTGTCGGATCGGCTACTCATCCCCGCAGACACTGTCAGACCAG TCCACCAAGATAAAGAAAGGAAGTAAAGGAGACAGCTCAGTACTCAGACCCACACTGATGGCAGCTGTGCCA GAAATTATGGATCGCATCAACAAGAACGTGATGAGCAAAGTGCAGGAAATGAGTTTCATTCAGAAGACTCTGTTTACTCTGGGCTACAAGTATAAACTAGAGCAGATCAAGCGGGGCTATGACGCACCACTCTGCAATGC CCTCTTATTCCGGAAAGTCAAGAAACTTCTGGGAGGAAGAGTGAGGATGATGTTGTCAGGAGGAGCCCCGCTGTCCTCAGCCACTCAAAGATTTATGAATGTATGTTTCTGTTGTCCAGTGGGCCAGGGCTATGGTCTCACAGAAACCTGTGGAGCAGGCACCATCACAGAGG TTGTGGACATCAGCACTGGTCGCGTTGGAGCTCCTCTCATATGCTGTGAGGTCATTCTCAGGGACTGGGCTGAAG GTGGATACACCAGCAAAGACGAGCCGAACCCAAGAGGGGAGATCCTGATCGGTGGTCCCAATGTAACCATGGGTTACTACAGGAATGAAAGCAAAGATCAGGACTTTTTTGTGGATGAAAAAGGGCAGAGATGGTTCTGCACTGGTGATGTAGGAGAGATTTACCCAGATGGCTGTCTACAAATAGTGG aCCGCAAGAAAGACTTGGTCAAACTGCAGGCTGGGGAGTATGTGTCTCTTGGTAAAGTCGAATCTGCGCTGAAAAGCTGCCCTCTCATAGACAACATTTGTGCATACGCAAACAG TGACCAGAACTATGTGATCAGCTTTGTGGTTCCCAACCAGAAAAAGTTGACAGAAATGGCCAAACAGAGAGGCATTGTGGGAACATGGGAGGAGATCTGCACTCACCCCGACATGGAAAGAGAAGTTCTGAAGGAGATCAAAGTTGTTGCTGCTAACA TTAAACTCCAGCGATTTGAGATTCCAGTGAAGGTACATCTCAGTCCAGAGCCGTGGACCCCAGAGACCGGACTTGTGACAGATGCGTTCAAGTTGAAGAGGAAAGAGCTGAAGAACCACTATCTCTACCACATAGAGAGAATGTACGGGGGCAAATAA